The genomic window TGCACCACGGTGCTAGGATCAGCTGAATTCTTGAGGTAGCTGGTGATCGCCTTAGCGGCCTGCAATCGACCGCAGGAATCTCCTACTTTGGGATCCATAGTCTGCATGGAGCCAGACCAGTCAATCAAGAAAAGCACGGTGATGCGCGATGGTCTTTGCGGTTTTGGGCAGATCGATCCTGTAAGTTCAGCCATCCTGGCTTTACCGTTTTTGTCCGGTAGGATTTCTACCTTGGCGGTTTCGGGATCGGCTAACTCGGCACACGATAGCGCCAGTGATTGTGGTTGATCCGCAGGACCTCCACCAGAAGAGCCATCGGCATCGCCGCGCTTGCCGCGTCCGGTGGTAGGCTGCGACGGCTTGGTCGGCTTGCTCGGCCCAGCCTTAGCGGTGCCCGTCGGTGCATCAAAGTTGGCGCTACTACACCCACCCAAGTTTAGGGTGAGGAGGCAAGCTGCCATCAGGCCGCCCCAGCTACTCACTCCGACTTTTCCTGTTCCTCTATACTTCCTAGAAACTGACATCTGAGGCTCCCTTCGTGAAACCTGCATCAACGTAACCGCGCTAGTACTCGGCAGGAGCGTCTGAAAGCTTTAGCGAAAACAAATAAACGGCAAATTTTACTAGTGATTACGGAACACCGCGGCATCGTATTGTCCCTCATGCCGCCGGTGGTGGTGGCTATTTCGCCGTATCATCGGGATTGGTCTTGTCCGTCTAATTAGGTAAAATATAAACAACTTCATGGTTACACCCTCACCCCAGCCGCAGTTCCTCTGCGAGGACTAGCCTCGCTTCACCGCCACTGTCAAACAAAGGATCAGTTATGCTTATTGCATCTGGCCGTCAGTATTTAGCGCGTGTACTAATCATCGTGGTCGCCGTCATAGCGGTGCCGTTTTGTAGTAAAGCAAGATCCGCGGCCGAGCAGGGCCCAGACCGTCAGCAAGAATTGCCTGAACAAAACCCGAGGGATCCCAGCCAACAAGACCAGACCGGTGGCGATCCCACGCAGCAAAAACCGCGAGTCCAGGCCAACGGTTATGCCACGCGCTACTGGGACTGCTGTAAACCTCACTGCGGGTGGCCAGGTAACGTCGGTGGAGGTGCGAGACCAGTTGGTACTTGCGACATCAACAATCACAGTCACGGTCGCCACTTTTTGCATCAGTCTAGCTGTGGTGGGGGGGACGGCTTCACCTGCTTTGGTATGGCACCTTGGGCTAAAAGTGACACGCTATCTTATGGGTTTGCAGCCGTTCCAACTCCTGGATCGGTCTGCGGCAAATGTTACGAGCTCACATTTAACGGCGAAGGTCACTACGGCGAGGATAAGGGCGCAAGGAGACTCGCCAATAAGCGTATGATTGTGCAGGCGACGAACATCGGCCATGACGTCAATGGTGGTCAGTTCGATCTGCTGATTCCGGGCGGTGGCGTTGGGGCTTTCAATGCCTGTAGTCGGCAGTGGAACGTGTCTGACGCGGAGCTAGGTGCGCAGTACGGAGGTATTTTGTCGGCATGTAAACAGAAACATGGCTACAATGCTGAGCTAGATGTCTATAAGAGCTGTGTGCGTGAAAAATGTAACACGCTCTTCGGTACCGCCGGTCGGAGCGATCTATTGCGTGGATGTATGTGGTTCGTCGACTGGTTCGAGGCGGCTGACAATCCGAATCTACAGTATGCTGAGGTAGCCTGTCCTCGCGAACTTGATGATGTTTCCGGTATGCATTGAACCAAAAAAAGAGGCCCATGATCACCTAAGGTGGTCACGGGCCTCGTCCTTAACGTTTCGCTGTAAGTGTCTCCAAAGCGCGCCGCGCGCGGTCGCTCATCGCACCCGGAGCCGCTACGCTAGGCGTGGAGTTCACGGGGGTGGCTGATGGTGCTGCAGCCGGCCTTACCTGATGATGCTGAGGCCCCGTTCTACTCGGCGCTGCGGCGGCGGGTGCAATGGTCTTCTCGACCGCTTGGCCACGGCCAAAGCCTGCTGGTGCTAGCATGGCGGCAAAGTCATCGTCAGCTATGAGGAATATACGTGGCTCGCACGGTGTTGCGTCATCGATAGCGCTCAGTAGGGCGAGCCGATGTTTTTGGCTCGTGCGCTCCTCGTCCCATGTATAAATGCTGAGCACAGCATCGGACGAACTGTCGATCGCAACCTTTTTGTCCTGCGATTCCTGCGTCACGTGTACCAACGATAGGGCTTCTATCAAAGTTGCAACTTTGAGGAATTCTGGGCAGCGCTCATCGTGGATGGGGAAGGCCGGGATATGGTACTGCTCGAATAAATTTTGCCAGCTACTCAAGAGAGACTTGCGTCTTGATTTGAGGAGTTCGCGCAAATTAGCGCTGGCCTTAACCTCTGCGGCAGCGCTGCGCATTTGATCAAGCCTTTTGCGCTTATTGTCGCGGTACCTGAGTAGTCCCTGGACCTCACCTAGGAGGATACTCGGATTGCTCAGATCGCTGACATTTTGACTGCCAGTGACTTGGCGCCAATCGCGTACGAGACGCTCGCTTTTGACTAAGTTGGCACTAAACGATTTCAGCTTTTGAATGAGGTCGATGCGTTTTTCGTTTAGAGCTGCAAGTTTACCGTGCTTCGTGGCGATGACCAGTAACTTATTGAGATCGAGGTCGTCGGGTAGAGCTGATTTTTTTGCTGTCGCTAACCATTGTTCACGAATTTTGGTGTAGTTTCGGAGGAGGTTGTCGTGTGCTTTATCAAGAGCAGCAAGAGTCCTGTCGTGCTGTTGGCGGGCGACATCGAGACCGGTATTAAAATCTTTGATGCGCTTTAGCGCATAGGTGATTGCCATCTCCGCCGTTTCAAGGTCGGCGGCAACCTGTTCGTCTATGATCTGCAGGTCATTAGCCGGAACCAATTCCTCGTGCTTATTTTTGAATCGGTCGAACCAGGTTTTAGCGCGCTGCATTTCTGGCGCAGATGCCTGCAATTTCGTCTCACGGTGACGCAAACGCACTTGCAGAGAGGCTAAACACTGTTCGAGCTCACCGGCGACTTGTCTGTCGCCGGCGACTCCAGTTTCTGCAAGCTTGACGTAGCGTTGATGGGCTGGCTCCAGATGTTGCTGATAGTAGCGCCTTGCATCTTGCGTGGCGTGGATGAGTCGCGAGTAAGCCTCAAGACGGCTAAGATTTGCTATCGCAGTGCGAAAATCACAGGGCGGTAGTTTGCCCTCAGTAACCTCAACCCCCATGCTGGCGCAAAGCTCTGCGACGTCGCCATCGACTTTAGCCAAATCGTCCTTGAGTGATTTGAGTGTGATCCCTGGTTGAAGAAGAGGAGAGGCGATCTCTGCCAACTTATCGAGGAGCTCAAGCTCACTGGAGAGGGCAGCAACTTGCGGTGTTTCGTTGGCGACGAGACCTTGGGTCTCCTCCTTGAGGTCCTGAAACTGCCGCGCCAACTCGTGATACTGGGTATGCACGGGAGCGGCATCGGCGGCTAATTGCACAATGACCCGCGGATCACTCAGCTGAGGTAATTTAAATAACTCAGCGCATTTAGCCGCCATGCTGAGGATTTGTTGGTGGGCGATGTCTTTAATGCTTTGTGCTGTCGCTGAGGCAGCACTGGCGCCTAGGGTGATGATGCGCAGGTCCTCGGCCATGCCCTGGATCTCAAATTGAGCCACTTCGAGCTGTGAGATCATAGACTGATCGTGTTCGTATAGGGCGGAGGCAAGTGCCTTCTCGCCGTCACCGCTGGGCAGGGCGACGCCGTCGCGCATGACCCGTGAGACGTTGCCGCGGCGTTGCACGACCCAGGTGTGGCCACCGTCGTCGCTCAATTGCAGGGCCACCTCGTGGATTTTATTGGGAGCGACCTTGCCGGTGAGCGCAAAGACGAGTCCGGATGCGATGTCGCTGAGTTCTGACCGCGTTGCGTTGACGTACAAGTAGGTGCGCAGACGCCCCGTGGCAGGGCTAAATCTCCACGTCCGCCAATCTTCCTCTGGCCGTGTGCGGTAGCGAAGAACGTTCAAGTTCACGGTGCATCTCCCAGAAATAACAGGGTTAAGTGGCCAATCTCGGGTGGCTGGTGCCGACCTGGGGTGGCTGTGATGGCGATGGATATGGGTCTGAAGGATGAAGCGCAGGAGAATAACGGAGTGCTAGGAAGCGAATGCTCGCGTGGCTATTTCTATTGTACATGATTTGCCTACCAAGGTTAATCTCTTGAGTGCTTGGTTTAAGGCGGGTAAGCTGCGGGCGATGAGTGAAACTGCCAAAATCGCGACAATTACTCATGTGCCCATGCGGGGATCGCTGGGTGCATGGATCAGTGGCGTTGGCACAGCCCTGCTCCGCCTCCTGCCGGCCGAGACGGCACACGATATAGGTATGAGCCTTTTGGCCAGGGGTATCCTGGATCACGTATCGACGCCGTTCATCGACCCGTTGACGGCTGGTATGGGAGTGACCCTGCCCGGTATCGGTGACTTGCCTCATCCTATCGGACTTGCGGCGGGTTTTGATAAGCATTGCCGCGTGCCAGCAGCGTTCGCCCGCATGGGCTTCAGTATGCTTGAGGTTGGTACGGTCACACCGCAGGCCCAGCCTGGTAACCCAAAGCCGCGCCTTTTTCGCCAAGCTGAACAGCTCGCGCTTATAAACAGAATGGGGTTTAACAGTGACGGCGCCGCGACAATCGCCGACAGGTTGAGACGCCTCAACTGGCAACATGATCTTGTTCCGCTGGGCATCAACTGCGGTAAGAATAAGAATACGCCTGCGGATCGTGCGATCGATGACTATCTGCAGGTTATGAGCGCGTTCGGGGATTTGGCGCACTATTTTGTCGTCAACATCTCGTCGCCGAATACACCCGGACTGCGCGATCTGGCTACGCCGACTTTTATTCACAGTTTAGCCGACGAGATTGGTGATCGCTTGCCTAAAGTCTGGGTTAAGCTTGATCCCGATATGGACCGTCGTGAATTTCAGGCGCTAGTCGAGGCTATCAGTGAGCGAGGATTCCGTGGGATTATCGTCAGCAATACGCATCGCGTGGCGGTACCTGAGGCTGGCGGGCAGAGCGGCCATCCCTTGATGGCGCTTTCTACGGCGTGTCTCGAGTGGGCCTATGCGGTCCACCAAGGTCGTCTACCGATGATTGCAACCGGCGGTGTGCTGAGTGGAGCTGACATCTTTCAAAAGCTGGCGCGCGGTGCGAGTGCCGTTCAGATTTATACGGCTCTAGTTTACCGTGGCCCATGGGTAGTGCATCAGCTTTTGGTTGAATTAGCGGCTGAGCTGAAGTTGCGCGGCATAAGTCACGTGCAAGATATCATAGGTAGTTACTATCGTGAGTGATTTTGATCTAGAGATCGTCCGACGGATTCGTGGCAATGTGCATGGCACGGTAGATATCACGGCGCTTGAAGATCGCGTGATCGATCACCCGATGGTGCAGCGCCTTCGTCGCATCAAGCAGTTAGCGTTTCTATCCCTGGTGTTTCCTGGTGCGACGCACACCCGGTTTGAGCACTCTCTAGGGGTGATGCAGCTAACGGGATTCACCTGGAGCAAGATGCGCTCTAATCAGCAGCGGTTAGCGCAGAGCTGTGGGCGTTATCGTGATTTCGCCTCTATCGAACGGCGCGGCGTAAAGATCGGTGATCAGACTCTGGTGCACGGTTTACTTGCTCCCACGTTTCCCTTGATAGAGGAAATTTTTGGCTCAGCCTATACGCTACAAACAGTGCGTTTAGCTGCCCTTCTGCACGATCTGGGTCACCCTCCATTCTCTCATAGTGGGGAGCGATTCTTACCGAGTTGGAAGGCAATGCTCACGGCCAATCGTGATAAGATCCCGACTTATCTTCGTGAATATCTTGAGGAGTCCTGCCTCAATATCGCGGCGTCCGGCCAAGATCCAGCGACTAAGTCTGTACGGCACGAGGTTTATACACTCCTTTTGGTCGATAAGTTGCTCACCGAGATCAATCTGAGTTATCAGGGTTCGCTGAAGATCGATCCTCGCGATGTCGTCAGTGTCATCAACCCGGCCATAGCTCCGGCACCAAATTCGCCACTATTGAAGCACGGCGTTTACCGTCTATGCCACGAACTGATCTCGGGCGAAGTCGACACGGACCGTATGGACTATCTACTGCGCGACTCGCGCGAGTGCGGTGTTGTTTACGGTATTTTTGACGCGACGCGGATTCAAGAGTCGCTCTCGATTTATTATGACGAGCGTGATCAGGGTGTCCACATGGCGATCAATCTTTCGGGATTGGCAGCTTTTGAAGACTACCTGCGTGCTAGGCACTCGATGTATCTCCAGCTGTATTTCCATAAAACATCGGTCGCGGCAGAGGCCATGTTGGCCCATTTAGCGCGCATGCTGGGTGGCTGGACCATGCCTACGGATCTCACAGCTTATGCCGATTTGGACGAGTACAACATCGAACCCTGTCTTGCAGCCGCGGCGGAGCGTTTACCGGCTGCGCAAAAGGCACGCTTTGAGGAGCTCCTGGCTCAGTTGCTACGTCATAGGCGCCTATGGAAGCGCGTGTTTGAAATTACCGGCAAGGATCGGAGCGCCGGCGACCATGCTACCGAGGCGGCATCTAAGCTCTTGGCCCGTGAGGGCATCCCATTTGAACAAGTATCATCCGAGAGCTCTCTGACCACGTTTAGAACGCGCAGAGAACATGAGCTCAGTCACAACTACCTGCGTCTCATTAAAAAAGATGATCAGCAATTCCCGCGGGTATTTGCGATTGAGGACTATGCCTCACCATCTTTGATATCGGGTGATACGCGGGTACATATTAGTCGTATCTATGTCGAGGACAAGAAGCTCGCTACGGGTCAACAGCTGCCTGAACAAGTCAAGCAGCTGATTCGGGAGCAGGTTTAACTCGGTTTCTTGCGTTTCTTGTTGTGCTTCAGCATGAACTTGAGTGATTCGCGAGCCGAGATCTCGTCATAACCAAAGCGGCGATCGAGCTCTCTGTAGGTCTCGCGCGCTGCTTCCTTATCTTTGTCACTGACGGAACGCTCATCCTCAGTGCCGAGTGCCAGCATCGCCTGGTAAACCACTTGCACCACATTCTTGTGCTGAGCGTGATAATGCTCCTGAATGCGCGCCAGTATATCTTGGAAGACATGACTTATGTCTAGTTCGTCGCGGGGGTGATCGAGTCGCCAGCTGGCCAGACGACTGAGCATCCCCTCTCTGTGACGTTCGGAAGAGCCTTGGATGCCAATGATCTTCTCAATCTCTTGCATCAGATTCTGGTTAGCGGGTTCATATTGTTCTGAGGCCGTGTTGTAGATCTTTTCGCGCTTCACTTCGGCGACGACATTTTCTATGTAGCGGCTGAGAAGTTTTTCGTACTCCTCTTCAGCTACCATCGACATCGCCTTCAGGGTCTCGATTTCGAAAATATCAGCAAACTCGTCCTTAATTACGCCGATAAACTGGGCGGCATCGTGATACTTGCCGCGCGGCTCGAATTGCAGGAATTCATAGACTGTTCGATCTTTGGTCAAACGTTCGAGTTCCTCGAAAATGACCATGGGTGTGACGGTCTGATGGTGGGCATTCTGAGCGCTGCGTTGCAGTAGTTGTTTGATTTCGCGCGGTGAGGCACCAAAGCGCCCCTCGTAGACCACTAAACCTACCGACTCGTTCATGATGCGGGTACGGAGTTCGCGTAGTTGCGATTCCTCAGCGTTTTTGAATACTGGGCGTAGCGGTTCGTCCTCGTAGAGGCGTGCTTTAGACCGCGGATCAAGTTTAGCAACGAGACTGCGGTAATTACTGTCATAGTACTCTGGATCGGGCTGTTTATACCTAGTCATGACGGCCCAAATGCACAGTAGCTTAAGGGCATGGGGTGCAAAAGGCCTGGTTTTTGACAAGGCCTCAACATCGCGCGTGTAGATTTGCATCTCCTGCGATGGTCTGAGTAGGTAAGGCACCGTGATGAGTTCAAAGCGCCCTCTAAACGAGCTAAAGTCTGGAATAGTTTTGAACGTGTCTAGGTGTTTTTCATTGGTGGTGGCAAGAAAAACCATGTCGAGATTAGCGGTCGACGACGGCAGACTTATCGATGATTTCTCGACAGTGGTCAGCAGGTACTTAAAGGACTCGAGTGGTCGCTTCAGTAAGTCCGAGAACTCCAGTAGTCCGCGGTTGGCTTCAATCAGCTCCCCTTGTGCCTCGTAATAGCGGATGTTGTGCAAAAGCGACGGCATGTTGGCGATGTTGCGATCCATGGTCAGCTGTTTTTCGACAGCGTCGACTGCCATTTGCGGTTCGACTGTGGAAATGCCAACCCGGTACTGGCGCGAGTAAAAGAAGCGCTCAATTTGCACGTGGCGCAGTACTTTGGCGACGTCGCCGTCGTAGGCGTTCAGTAGATTTTCGAAGATCAGCTGGTTGCGCTTTGAGAGGCCCGACTGTTTAATATGAGGCGGTAACTCGACGTCCTCTGGCCGGCGCCCCTGATGAGCGGCGATCCATTTGCGTAGCCACTGTTCCCGCTCTGGCATGGGGATTAAATAGATCGGATTATCTTTGAAGTCGGACGAGATCTTTGAGGCGATCTGCGTGTCGTCGAGGAGGGCATACGAGCCGTGGATGTCAGCATTTTTTTCTGACAAGGCACCAAATCCAATGGGGCCGCTATCACCCTTAAGTGGCGCCTGCGTCGCCTTATCGT from Deltaproteobacteria bacterium includes these protein-coding regions:
- a CDS encoding quinone-dependent dihydroorotate dehydrogenase, producing MAISIVHDLPTKVNLLSAWFKAGKLRAMSETAKIATITHVPMRGSLGAWISGVGTALLRLLPAETAHDIGMSLLARGILDHVSTPFIDPLTAGMGVTLPGIGDLPHPIGLAAGFDKHCRVPAAFARMGFSMLEVGTVTPQAQPGNPKPRLFRQAEQLALINRMGFNSDGAATIADRLRRLNWQHDLVPLGINCGKNKNTPADRAIDDYLQVMSAFGDLAHYFVVNISSPNTPGLRDLATPTFIHSLADEIGDRLPKVWVKLDPDMDRREFQALVEAISERGFRGIIVSNTHRVAVPEAGGQSGHPLMALSTACLEWAYAVHQGRLPMIATGGVLSGADIFQKLARGASAVQIYTALVYRGPWVVHQLLVELAAELKLRGISHVQDIIGSYYRE
- a CDS encoding HD domain-containing protein — encoded protein: MSDFDLEIVRRIRGNVHGTVDITALEDRVIDHPMVQRLRRIKQLAFLSLVFPGATHTRFEHSLGVMQLTGFTWSKMRSNQQRLAQSCGRYRDFASIERRGVKIGDQTLVHGLLAPTFPLIEEIFGSAYTLQTVRLAALLHDLGHPPFSHSGERFLPSWKAMLTANRDKIPTYLREYLEESCLNIAASGQDPATKSVRHEVYTLLLVDKLLTEINLSYQGSLKIDPRDVVSVINPAIAPAPNSPLLKHGVYRLCHELISGEVDTDRMDYLLRDSRECGVVYGIFDATRIQESLSIYYDERDQGVHMAINLSGLAAFEDYLRARHSMYLQLYFHKTSVAAEAMLAHLARMLGGWTMPTDLTAYADLDEYNIEPCLAAAAERLPAAQKARFEELLAQLLRHRRLWKRVFEITGKDRSAGDHATEAASKLLAREGIPFEQVSSESSLTTFRTRREHELSHNYLRLIKKDDQQFPRVFAIEDYASPSLISGDTRVHISRIYVEDKKLATGQQLPEQVKQLIREQV